The following coding sequences are from one Humulus lupulus chromosome X, drHumLupu1.1, whole genome shotgun sequence window:
- the LOC133806584 gene encoding uncharacterized protein LOC133806584, with amino-acid sequence MSTYGGTLLSACAQDAGATVYTEKKFKYHMKELDNLDKRIRSYLQKIGYHKWSRFYSQKKRKLAQKTMTRLTPVAEQALTNNFVYSLRLTVKPENEYLFEVFKEDKSWIVNLKERICTCNRFQNDEFPCGHALAVMKEMNIDPYDYCSHYYTTKVWLETYNAIVYPVGKQQH; translated from the exons ATGTCTACATATGGAGGAACGTTGCTCTCTGCTTGTGCACAGGATGCAGGAG CAACCGTGTACACAGAAAAGAAATTCAAATATCATATGAAGGAGCTTGACAACTTGGATAAGCGAATAAGGTCTTATTTACAGAAGATTGGATATCATAAATGGTCAAGATTCTACTCCCAAAAAAAAAG GAAACTAGCTCAAAAAACAATGACAAGATTGACACCAGTTGCAGAACAAGCACTCACCAACAACTTCGTATACTCTTTGAGATTAACT GTAAAGCCAGAAAATGAATATCTTTTTGAGGTATTTAAAGAAGATAAGTCATGGATTGTAAATCTTAAAGAACGAATTTGCACTTGCAATAGATTTCAGAATGATGAATTTCCATGTGGTCATGCTCTTGCTGTGATGAAGGAGATGAACATAGACCCCTACGATTATTGTTCACATTACTACACAACAAAAGTATGGTTAGAAACATACAATGCAATTGTGTATCCAGTAGGGAAACAACAACATTGA